The Fibrobacter sp. UWB2 genomic interval GTGATTGATACCAGCAACCTTCATCACCGTATCGTTACGCACAAAAGAGCAACGTTCCAGCGTATGGCAAACAGATTCGATAATATCCGAAATCGGGGCGACCATGTACGGCGTTCCAAGGTTCTCGGCCAAGTCACGAGCCGCATTCTTTGTCGTATCCGAATTGAAGCGCGTCGGCATGTTCACGAGATACACGTTCTGCGGTCCAATCGCTTCGGCATAAAGAGCGGCAGAAACGGCGCTATCGATACCGCCACTTGCCCCAATGACCATGCGCGAGATATGGAACATCTTCAAGTTCTCGCGAATCATGAACACGAGCGCATCGTGAATCTCGGCAATTTCACTTGTGTAAGGCTTTGAGGATTCCGCATAGACCTGCACCTGGCCATCGACAAATTCAATAACGGCCTCCGCTTCGCTAAATAGCGGCATTTCAAAAACAATTTTTCCATCGCAGTCAAACACGCGGCTACCGCCCGAAAGCGCATAGATGTTCTTTCCGGTATTGTCAGTCCCGACGCCATTGAGGCAAACGACCGGCATGGCACAATCCTGTGCCAAGTGCGAAAGTTCCTTGTTTTCGACTTCGCGGCGACCGGCCACATAAAAATCACTGCCATGAGTCACATGCGCCACATTCAAAAGCGGCGTGTCATCGAGCACGTCCCCGCACAAGAAGAACGGCATGTTGCCCGCATACTTGCGGATTTCGGCCCAGTCTACAGGGAGAGCCTTATTCGAAGGGCCCGTCAAAGCATTTCGTGGAAACACAACGCAATCTACATCGGCAGCCTTAGCGCGATCAAAAGCGGCCTTCATCGTTTGCATATTTGCCGAGACATTGCCCGGCAAAATTTTCATCTGTACCACATAAAGTTTCATTTTATAATCCTCTGCGCTAGAAAATAAA includes:
- the nadE gene encoding NAD(+) synthase produces the protein MKLYVVQMKILPGNVSANMQTMKAAFDRAKAADVDCVVFPRNALTGPSNKALPVDWAEIRKYAGNMPFFLCGDVLDDTPLLNVAHVTHGSDFYVAGRREVENKELSHLAQDCAMPVVCLNGVGTDNTGKNIYALSGGSRVFDCDGKIVFEMPLFSEAEAVIEFVDGQVQVYAESSKPYTSEIAEIHDALVFMIRENLKMFHISRMVIGASGGIDSAVSAALYAEAIGPQNVYLVNMPTRFNSDTTKNAARDLAENLGTPYMVAPISDIIESVCHTLERCSFVRNDTVMKVAGINHENLQARTRSASILSTVASVVGAGVTCNGNKSEAMVGYCTLYGDTCGVMCALGDLWKTQVYALARYINRDKEIIPKASIDIPASAELSEAMNVDEGKGDPILYPYHDKLFAMWVEKGVSLAHTERLAMEGTLCETLGVDAAYFKAHLPTTEAVLEDMRFWYRRFKGLALAKRIQFPPILSVSGHAFGGEYRESQVSC